Genomic DNA from Pongo pygmaeus isolate AG05252 chromosome 16, NHGRI_mPonPyg2-v2.0_pri, whole genome shotgun sequence:
ACCAGACCACGGGCTTGGAAATGCCTTGGTCTTTACTGGCCAAGCTGTATATTGGGTTTAGCCCTAGCCCTTTTAAGGGGCACTGTGTGGAATGGCCCAGGCTCCCCAGATCGAAACTTCTCACTCTTCACCATCCAGTTCTCGAGCCGCAGTAAAGCACTTATGAAGATGCAGTTAGAGCAGTCCATAAGGGAGCAGATACTGCTGAAACGACACGTGACACAGGTGAGGTTTTGCAGAGGGAGGGATGTGGAAGGAAGATGACCCCAAGTGGCCAGGAGCAGGTGAGGACCAGTGACAGCCTTTCCTAACTTCTGTGCCCATTCTTGCAGTTGAAGGAGTCACTTAAAGAAGTCCAGCTGGAGAGAGATCAATATGCACTACAAATAAAAGGAGAGAGGGCCCAGTGGCAGCAGAGGATGAGGAAAATGTCGCAGGAGGTGAGATCTGACCCTTCAGCCTCCCGCCCCCCCAACAACTTAGATAGGTCACTGGATCTTTCTgggcatctttaaaatgggaatagtgcAGCCAGAGGTGGTCCTGGGTCTGGGCTTtgtggaggtgggggcagagagggagatgggAGCCTGTCCAGCCACCAGCCCCTCTCTCCAGGGCCCTTTccccctgtgctttgggcaggtTTGCACATTGAAGGAGGCGAAGAAGCATGATATGCATCGGGTAGAAGAGCTGGAGAGGAGTTTGTCCAAACTCAAAAACCAGACGGGTAAGATGTGACTGGCATGACCTGGCAGCAGGACTGGCATCAGAGGGCTGTGGGGGTGGCTTAGAATGCCCCAGGAAGGTGGGTGGATGGCAGGGCtttgaggcagagggaaagaggtCTGTGCCAGGAGACAAGTCTTGTCATCTccatgagcctcagtgtcctaaTGAGCAAAGAGGGCCCATTGTCAGCCACCCACAGTGCTCTCTATCTGAAAGTGGTTTGGAAGATTGGCTACCATCCGGGTGCGAGGAATCATTAGCAGTGAGGCCAAGTTTGGGGGGCCTGAGAGGAGCTGTGCGCCAAGAGGagggtgttttgttgttttttgtttttttgttttgagaatccAGAGGCCCTTATGGTCTGCTTCCTTTCTCAGCTGAACCACTGCTCCCGGATCCCCCAGCAGTGCCCTCTGAGGTGGAGCTGCAAGACCTGAGGAAGGAGCTGGAGAGAGTGGCAGGAGAGCTCCAGGCTCAGGTGGAAAACAATCGGCGCATCAATCTCCTGAACCGTGGGCAAAAGGAGAGGCTTCGCGAGCAGGAGGAGAGGCTTCAGGAGCAGCAGGAGAGGCTTCAGGAACAGGAGAAGAGGCTTCAGCAGCTGGCCGAGCCACAGAGTGACTACAAGGAGCTGGTGGGTTGCCTCACCTGGGGAGCCTGCCCTCCTCCCTAGCCCTCCAGGCCTTTGTTTCCCCACCTGCAAAATGGGGCAGTGCAGCCCTCACATGAAATATTACCTTCAAAGGCACCCGTGAGCCAGAGCTTTGCTCTGGTGGCTGTGGGAGAGAGGAGAGTATTTTTCTAACCTGCCTCCACCCTTCCCGGTGCCATGGGAGGCAGACACCAAGTTCTGGGGTCTCCAGCTGCAGAACTTGCTTCTCTCTGTCCAGAAGAACGAGGACAAGAGCGCCCTGCAGTGGGAGCAGCAAGTAAAGGAGCTGCAGGAGAAGCTGGGCCAGGTGACGGAGACGGTCACCTCAGCCCAGAAGGAGCCAgaggcagcagccccagcctcGGGGGCTGGGGGCGAGTCTGTGAGTGGGGAGACCCTCCGGGCCCTGCGGGAAGTCATGGAGAAGCTGGAGGTGAGTGAGTCCTAGCATGGGCCAAGAAGGGCAGGGGTGAGGCAGGTCGCTGCTGAGATGTGACCCCATAATTTTGGCTCCAGAGCGGCCTTATGGACCTCCTGGAGGAGAAGGCGGACCTGAGGGaacatgtggagaaactggaagttCGATTCATCCAGTACTGGAGAGAGAGATGCCATCAGTGAGTGGGAGACCAGGGCACGGCAGGGGGAGCTGCAGGGCTGTGGGAGGGGCCCCAGCGTCTGAGCCCTTTCCTCCCGCAGGAAAGTGCATCGCCTTCTAACAGAGCCAGGGGGCAGTGCCAAAGACGCAGCACCTGGAGGAGGACATCATCAGGCTGGCCCAGGacaaggaggaggggaaggtagGGTGTGCAACATCCctgtgggggtaggggtgggggtgcgGGTGGGGGTGGGCATGAGGGTGAGTGCCAGCAGCGGCCTGACAGCTGAGCACCCCTCCCTTCAGGTGAAGCTGCTGGAGCTGCAGGAGATGGTGTTGCGGCTTGTGCCAACTATAACGAGGGGCACGGCAAATTCCTGGCCGCTGCCCGGAACCCTGCTGCTGAACCCGGTCCAGGAGCCCCAGCCCCCCAGGAGCTTGGGGCTGCCGACATGCATGGTGGTGAGTAGAGCCCCCAGGTGGGGTGAGCAGGCAGGAGCATGGGGGGCTATCACTCCACTCAGATCCCCGCCTCCCTCTCTCCAAAGATCTTTGTGAGGTGAGCCTCACCAACAGCGTGGAGCCTGCACAAGGAGAAGCCAGGGAGGGTTCTTCCCAGGACAACCCTACTGCACAACCAATCGTGCAGCTCCTTGGTGAGATGCAGGACCACCAAGAGCACCCAGGCTTGGGCAGAAACCCCTGTGTGCCATGCTTTTGCTGGGCTTGGCTGCCCAGAGGAAGGAGATAAATACCACCATCATCAAAGAGCTGCTCAAGACattgttaaaaatgaaacaaagttaCGGGGTTAATCTCCTACACAATTCATGTACTTCATTTGAATGTTACAGCCACTCAtgattatttgtgtttctaatttatagtttaagTTTATTTGTAGAAAATTAAAGGAGAGTGGGTCTCTGTGGCTCTCACTGATGTTCACTCTGGCAtcctttagcatttttcttttttaatttcataattgtAGGGCATTAGCATGCATATTGAGTTTGCCCTTACATGGTGGGAGTTCAAACACACAAAGACCCAGTCGTCGCACAAAACTCTTCTCGCTGGTTTGAAATAGGCTCCCAtgcttttttaatgttattgcagTGTGCATATTCATTATAGAATTCAGATAAAATTTGCTTATGTTCTGCTATTATGTTTGATCTCATCTTAATCACAGTGAGCTCTTCAAGAGCTCAATATGTGCTTTGCCCTCAAGTGTGCACTGTTTATTACTTTGTAATATGCCACTATGAGTACTGACATTTAGAGCTGTTTAAAGGCTGAGAACTGCAAACAgcctttccttcattttctgtgtATTGGTGATGGGAGTAATAACCTTTTGGGGGAGCTTTTTAAAtctcacagaagaggaaagtggCCTGCTCTGGCAGGTATGTGCAGGATAAAGTGTGTTTCATTTGTTCTGGTGCCAAGAATGAGCACTGTACTGTGGCAGTTCCCTTAGGATTTGTATATGCTCTGGGCTCGTGAAGATATTGCATCGTGAGCTGCAGCAGTTGTACCCTTTTCCAATGACCTAACAAGGGCTTATTTCTGAGGAATGAAAGGCTCCCATCATTGGCTGTGGATGTGGAAAACCTTTCCTAGCTTAGAGCATTTGTatctataatacattttaaagtcagaGTTCATGTTACCTGTTTTAATCACATGACTTCCTGTCCCAGTTCACAAAAGGGCGCTGGTTGGCATTCTTCTTAATGTATTTAGTAAAGATCATAAGAAATCCTTTAAGAGTTTAAATGTCCCTGGAACAGGCATACAGGCTCTGGTCAAGAATGAATTAGAGTGAAGGAAAGCTGTGTGACACCTGGCATTCCTCTCTGTTCATGGAGCTTCTTTGAGGCTTGAAGATTGATGTTACCATCTAGACGTCTCTGGCTAATACCTATTCTTCAACCACCTTGGTTACTCTGACATAggaatttacttcttttccttgAGTGGAAAACACTTTAATAACAAACATTATTATAAACTAATAAATGTGAGAGTACTTAgttgaaacaaaaaggaattttagTAGACAGTGTTATGTTATCTTTGAAAATCAAAGAGAAGTTTATGCAACTTAAAATGTTTACACACTGTGGTGCAATCTACCATTTGTGAATGTCAGTGTATTATCAGGAAACGTGTTTATACAATCGCAGAGTTGTAGttcctcacaaacttctttatgaagaGTGAAATATGTTTTTGTACCTCTCACTTTCAGTCAGGGACATATTTTGTGCAATATTTATGTGATTGTGCCTATGAGTGATGAATGAACGCATTTCAGTCATACATTGCCTAAATCATAACTTGAGGATGCTTGGGAAAGAATCAACAGTTAAAACTTCATGAAGTTCTAATGTCTGTGTTCCAAAACACATCACATTATTAGGTTGTAGGGAGAGATGTATGTGTGCTCCCTGGGGTGGGGATTTTCTACTCACTAGACCATCTCCATTTTTAGCACTTGGCATCCTCATGATCCTTTTATAAATATGAGATGAACAGGAGAGCAGCAATATGATTTTGCCAATGGAATAACAGATTTGCTGGCATTCAATGAAAGAGGGCACATATTGGGTCCTTGTGACTTCAACTGACTCTTCCAAATTGTATGAATTTATCAATATATTAGATAAACccagtttcagaatgataaagaaaaaatattagaccAAA
This window encodes:
- the LOC134738375 gene encoding golgin subfamily A member 8B-like isoform X1; this encodes MAEETRQSKLAAAKKKLKEYWQRNSPGVPAAAKRNRKANGSSPETATSGGCHSSEASATGIHGEGPTSSATLKDLESPRQEQAAVLDSRSVKISRLNNTIKSLKQQKKQVEHQLEEEKEANSEKQKAQRELEVQIQRLNIENKKLNTDLYRTKRSLRYFEEESRDLAGRLQRSSQRTGELERALCAVAATQKKPDGFSSRSKALMKMQLEQSIREQILLKRHVTQLKESLKEVQLERDQYALQIKGERAQWQQRMRKMSQEVCTLKEAKKHDMHRVEELERSLSKLKNQTAEPLLPDPPAVPSEVELQDLRKELERVAGELQAQVENNRRINLLNRGQKERLREQEERLQEQQERLQEQEKRLQQLAEPQSDYKELLQNLLLSVQKNEDKSALQWEQQVKELQEKLGQVTETVTSAQKEPEAAAPASGAGGESVSGETLRALREVMEKLESGLMDLLEEKADLREHVEKLEVRFIQYWRERCHQKVHRLLTEPGGSAKDAAPGGGHHQAGPGQGGGEGEAAGAAGDGVAACANYNEGHGKFLAAARNPAAEPGPGAPAPQELGAADMHGDLCEVSLTNSVEPAQGEAREGSSQDNPTAQPIVQLLGEMQDHQEHPGLGRNPCVPCFCWAWLPRGRR
- the LOC134738375 gene encoding golgin subfamily A member 8B-like isoform X3, with translation MAEETRQSKLAAAKKKLKEYWQRNSPGVPAAAKRNRKANGSSPETATSGGCHSSEASPRQEQAAVLDSRSVKISRLNNTIKSLKQQKKQVEHQLEEEKEANSEKQKAQRELEVQIQRLNIENKKLNTDLYRTKRSLRYFEEESRDLAGRLQRSSQRTGELERALCAVAATQKKPDGFSSRSKALMKMQLEQSIREQILLKRHVTQLKESLKEVQLERDQYALQIKGERAQWQQRMRKMSQEVCTLKEAKKHDMHRVEELERSLSKLKNQTAEPLLPDPPAVPSEVELQDLRKELERVAGELQAQVENNRRINLLNRGQKERLREQEERLQEQQERLQEQEKRLQQLAEPQSDYKELNEDKSALQWEQQVKELQEKLGQVTETVTSAQKEPEAAAPASGAGGESVSGETLRALREVMEKLESGLMDLLEEKADLREHVEKLEVRFIQYWRERCHQKVHRLLTEPGGSAKDAAPGGGHHQAGPGQGGGEGEAAGAAGDGVAACANYNEGHGKFLAAARNPAAEPGPGAPAPQELGAADMHGDLCEVSLTNSVEPAQGEAREGSSQDNPTAQPIVQLLGEMQDHQEHPGLGRNPCVPCFCWAWLPRGRR
- the LOC134738375 gene encoding golgin subfamily A member 8B-like isoform X2, translated to MAEETRQSKLAAAKKKLKEYWQRNSPGVPAAAKRNRKANGSSPETATSGGCHSSEASPRQEQAAVLDSRSVKISRLNNTIKSLKQQKKQVEHQLEEEKEANSEKQKAQRELEVQIQRLNIENKKLNTDLYRTKRSLRYFEEESRDLAGRLQRSSQRTGELERALCAVAATQKKPDGFSSRSKALMKMQLEQSIREQILLKRHVTQLKESLKEVQLERDQYALQIKGERAQWQQRMRKMSQEVCTLKEAKKHDMHRVEELERSLSKLKNQTAEPLLPDPPAVPSEVELQDLRKELERVAGELQAQVENNRRINLLNRGQKERLREQEERLQEQQERLQEQEKRLQQLAEPQSDYKELKNEDKSALQWEQQVKELQEKLGQVTETVTSAQKEPEAAAPASGAGGESVSGETLRALREVMEKLESGLMDLLEEKADLREHVEKLEVRFIQYWRERCHQKVHRLLTEPGGSAKDAAPGGGHHQAGPGQGGGEGEAAGAAGDGVAACANYNEGHGKFLAAARNPAAEPGPGAPAPQELGAADMHGDLCEVSLTNSVEPAQGEAREGSSQDNPTAQPIVQLLGEMQDHQEHPGLGRNPCVPCFCWAWLPRGRR